A DNA window from Flavisolibacter ginsenosidimutans contains the following coding sequences:
- a CDS encoding outer membrane beta-barrel protein has translation MKTILRIALALFCSITLLQSNAQLTVFGGVQQTSALYNIRGVNQATEAKQGFIAGVGLKTLIEGPAYFSPMLFYSQKGYKVTFDRKAYPPDTGAKNNNTTIHTLELAPLIQFNFSKKPSYVFLRIGPSIDVSLSGTESFDSTNGKHISQKMFFDFGGYGYAAASAVVHLGFQHQSGFTAFAYYQYGLSNFNNADFGPEIFHRIGGIAVGWKFGSKR, from the coding sequence ATGAAGACAATTTTACGCATTGCCCTTGCCCTTTTTTGCTCGATCACCTTGCTCCAATCCAACGCACAATTGACCGTTTTTGGCGGCGTACAACAAACATCGGCGCTGTACAACATTCGCGGTGTTAATCAAGCTACCGAAGCCAAACAAGGTTTCATTGCCGGTGTAGGATTGAAAACGTTGATTGAAGGCCCGGCTTATTTTTCACCCATGCTTTTTTACAGCCAAAAAGGTTACAAGGTTACGTTCGACCGCAAGGCTTATCCGCCAGATACCGGTGCCAAAAACAACAACACCACCATTCATACGCTTGAGCTGGCGCCGCTGATACAATTTAATTTTTCAAAAAAACCGAGCTACGTTTTTTTGCGCATCGGTCCATCCATTGATGTGTCGCTGAGCGGCACAGAAAGCTTTGATTCCACCAACGGCAAGCACATTTCGCAAAAAATGTTTTTTGATTTTGGCGGTTACGGTTATGCCGCGGCTTCGGCTGTCGTGCATTTGGGCTTTCAACACCAGAGCGGCTTTACTGCTTTTGCTTACTACCAGTATGGACTTAGCAATTTCAACAACGCGGATTTTGGCCCAGAGATTTTTCACCGCATTGGCGGCATAGCCGTGGGTTGGAAATTTGGCAGCAAACGGTGA
- a CDS encoding ribosomal maturation YjgA family protein, translating to MLTFRPGYFLLTFLLFVVEVSIALFAHDRFVRPYAGDFLVVILLYCFGKSFLKIPALPLAMTVLLFAYAIETAQYFHLVNRLGFQNHNIIRIILGSSFEWGDMLAYTLGIVFVLLVEQKLLSNLQP from the coding sequence ATGCTAACCTTCCGGCCTGGCTATTTTCTTTTAACCTTCTTGTTATTTGTCGTTGAAGTTTCCATTGCGCTTTTTGCCCACGACCGTTTCGTCAGGCCCTATGCCGGCGATTTTTTGGTTGTGATACTGCTTTATTGTTTTGGAAAAAGCTTTTTGAAAATTCCAGCGTTGCCGCTCGCAATGACGGTTTTGCTTTTTGCTTACGCGATTGAAACGGCGCAGTATTTTCATCTTGTCAACCGCCTGGGTTTTCAAAACCACAACATCATTCGTATCATTCTTGGAAGTTCCTTTGAATGGGGCGATATGCTTGCTTATACGCTGGGCATTGTCTTCGTTCTTCTCGTGGAACAAAAGCTTCTTTCCAATCTTCAACCTTAG
- a CDS encoding DUF1572 family protein, translating into MNLATEFLSSAIKRFKEYKSLGDKTFAQLNDEEMLRQPNEASNNIAVIIQHLHGNMLSRWTNFLTEDGEKSWRQRDAEFETQQLSKEQLLALWEEGWRIVLDALQSLQEEDLVKTITIRSQPLLVVDAINRQLAHYSSHVGQIVYLGRWMKNNEWQSLSIPKGESASYNKSLKS; encoded by the coding sequence ATGAATCTTGCAACCGAATTTCTTTCCTCCGCCATCAAACGTTTCAAAGAATACAAATCGCTCGGCGATAAAACCTTTGCGCAATTGAATGATGAAGAAATGCTTCGTCAACCCAACGAAGCATCCAACAATATTGCCGTAATCATTCAACACCTTCACGGCAACATGCTCAGTCGCTGGACAAATTTTTTAACCGAAGACGGCGAAAAATCCTGGCGCCAGCGTGACGCTGAATTTGAAACGCAACAACTCTCGAAGGAGCAATTGTTGGCGCTGTGGGAAGAAGGTTGGCGTATTGTATTGGACGCTTTGCAATCCTTGCAGGAAGAGGATTTGGTGAAAACCATCACCATCCGTTCGCAGCCATTGCTTGTAGTTGACGCCATCAACCGGCAGCTGGCTCATTACAGCTCGCACGTGGGGCAGATTGTTTATTTGGGAAGATGGATGAAGAACAACGAATGGCAATCTCTTTCAATACCGAAAGGTGAATCGGCATCTTACAACAAAAGTTTAAAAAGTTAA
- the ggt gene encoding gamma-glutamyltransferase encodes MRRFYLFLVGTALLFSCHTTKNIVGANGAVNPYQYNISKKATVANGAVASAHPLASKVGVAVMKNGGNAFDAAVATQLALAVVYPNAGNIGGGGFLVGRRSNGETVALDYRESAPAAASRDMYLDAGGNVIEGRSINGHLAAGVPGTIAGLFETMKYAKLPFAKLIQPAIDLAEKGYVITEREAASLNSLQAELKKYNTTATAFQKGIQWNAGDTLIQTDLANTLKRIRDNGAAGFYEGQTAALIVEEMKRGSGIITLNDLKSYTAKWREPHQFTYKGYTIVGMPMPSSGGTLLHQMMKMIEDKPIATYGYNSPDAVQLMVEAERRAYADRAEYMGDADFYKVPQVQLTDDAYLKERMKDYRPGIAGSSQITKPGLKKVSEQTTHLSVIDKDGNCVSVTTTLNNSYGSKTVVGGAGFFLNDEMDDFSAKPGVPNLYGAVGGEANAIAPGKRMLSSMAPTVVLQNGKPFLVVGTPGGTTIPTSVFQTVVDIVDFGLSTEDAVYGPKFHHQWLPDEVFVEKSFPTAVRSALQKMGYTVTERGSIGRTEVIKVLPNGSFEAVADNRGDDDAEGY; translated from the coding sequence ATGCGAAGATTCTATTTGTTTCTCGTCGGAACGGCTCTTCTTTTTTCTTGCCACACTACAAAAAATATCGTCGGTGCAAACGGCGCCGTCAATCCTTATCAATACAACATCAGCAAAAAGGCAACGGTTGCAAATGGTGCGGTGGCATCGGCTCATCCGTTGGCAAGCAAAGTCGGCGTAGCCGTTATGAAAAACGGCGGCAATGCTTTTGACGCGGCCGTTGCCACACAACTGGCGCTGGCCGTTGTTTATCCAAATGCGGGGAACATTGGCGGCGGCGGCTTTTTGGTTGGAAGAAGAAGCAACGGCGAAACAGTGGCGCTTGATTACCGCGAATCAGCACCCGCAGCCGCAAGCCGCGATATGTATCTTGATGCTGGGGGCAACGTGATCGAAGGCAGAAGCATTAACGGACATCTTGCTGCCGGTGTGCCCGGAACAATTGCCGGTTTGTTTGAGACAATGAAGTACGCAAAGCTTCCGTTTGCAAAGCTTATCCAGCCCGCCATTGACCTTGCCGAAAAAGGCTATGTGATTACCGAAAGAGAAGCCGCGTCATTAAACAGTTTGCAGGCGGAGTTGAAAAAATACAACACCACCGCCACGGCTTTTCAAAAAGGAATACAATGGAATGCCGGAGATACTTTGATACAAACCGATTTGGCAAATACATTAAAACGCATTCGCGACAACGGCGCAGCCGGTTTTTACGAAGGCCAGACAGCGGCGTTAATTGTAGAAGAAATGAAGCGTGGTAGCGGCATCATTACGTTGAACGATTTAAAATCCTACACGGCTAAATGGCGTGAGCCGCATCAGTTTACCTATAAAGGCTATACAATTGTTGGCATGCCGATGCCGAGCAGCGGCGGCACGCTACTGCATCAAATGATGAAGATGATTGAAGATAAACCCATCGCGACCTACGGTTACAATTCGCCGGACGCTGTGCAACTGATGGTGGAAGCTGAACGCCGCGCTTATGCCGACCGTGCGGAGTACATGGGCGATGCAGATTTTTACAAGGTTCCGCAGGTGCAACTCACCGATGATGCTTATTTGAAAGAGCGCATGAAAGATTATCGTCCGGGCATTGCGGGCAGCAGCCAGATTACCAAGCCGGGTTTAAAAAAAGTAAGCGAGCAAACCACGCATTTAAGTGTGATTGACAAGGACGGCAACTGTGTTTCTGTCACCACAACGCTCAACAATTCTTACGGAAGCAAAACGGTTGTGGGCGGTGCTGGTTTTTTTTTGAACGATGAAATGGATGATTTCAGCGCCAAGCCCGGCGTGCCCAATTTGTACGGCGCGGTGGGTGGTGAAGCCAATGCCATTGCTCCCGGCAAGCGTATGTTAAGCTCTATGGCGCCAACGGTTGTGCTGCAAAACGGCAAACCGTTTTTAGTCGTCGGAACGCCCGGCGGAACAACGATCCCAACCTCGGTTTTTCAAACCGTTGTGGACATTGTTGATTTTGGCCTGAGCACGGAAGACGCAGTGTACGGTCCCAAGTTTCACCATCAATGGTTGCCCGATGAAGTGTTTGTTGAAAAAAGTTTCCCAACGGCCGTGCGGTCTGCTTTGCAAAAGATGGGATATACCGTTACCGAAAGAGGAAGCATCGGCCGCACCGAAGTGATTAAAGTTTTGCCCAATGGCAGTTTTGAAGCCGTAGCCGACAACAGGGGAGATGATGACGCTGAAGGCTATTAG